ACGGGAATGGTGAGTCTGGAAAATGCAAAGCTGTTTATGAAGGCGGTAAATTCCCGTTTAGCCTCTTCCATGTAACGGGAGTGAAAGGCGCCGCTTGTTTTTAAGGGGATGAACATCTGCACTCCTTGAGTCCCTTCAAAAATAGGTTGTGCTTTATTTATATCCTCGCGAAGACCCGAAATAACAATTTGCGCCGGGGAATTAAAATTTGCCAGATCAATACTCTGCAAATTATTCTGTTTTAAAACATTGGCAATCTGTTCCGCATTTAGGCCAATCACTGCGGCCATGCCGCCCCCGGTAGCGCGACTCATCAGTTCTCCTCTTTTTTGTACCAGTTTCAACCCGGTTCCGAAATCAAAGGCGCCCGCCGCAAATAACGCATCATATTCTCCCAAACTATGACCAGCGACGAAATCAGGTTTTTTCCCGGTTTCCTGGATCTTTTTTTGATAACTTAGCGCGTTGACTACATAGAGAGCCGGCTGGGTATATTGAGTTTGACCTAAATTTGCCTGCGGGTCTTCCAGACAAAGTTCTTTAATTGAATAACCTAAAATGTCACTCGCCTGCGTCGTTAATTCTTTAAATTCATCAAAAAGCGTTCCACCCATTCCTTTAGTCTGAGAACCTTGACCGGGAAAAACATAAGTAATCATTTTCTATCCCCTTTCATAATTTAAATGGATACAACGAGCTTGTAATTCTCGTTGTTCATTTTTTATTTAGCTTTTCAAACTCTCCCCTAGCAGGACATAGTTTTCAAACGATTGCTGAGCAATTCTGCCGTCTCGGTAACAAGTTTCCTGCCGATCTCGTCCACATGCCGGTTTCGCCAGTTTTCCAGTTCAGTCCCTTTAACCCATTGATTGAAAGCGCCCAACGCCGGCCCGCAATGCACTTGATAGTCTACTTTCGATTCTGTATTACCGCTTAAGGCAAGGTTGGTGGTATAACCAAAATACCATCTAAAAATCAGGGCCATTTTATGCTTGGGGTTGCGTTCGGCTTTTTCGATTTCCGGGGCTGGATAATAATTTTTGACATCTTTGTAGACTTCGGCAAAACTTCTTTTAAAAAACTTTTCCTCAATTTGCTTTTTGGTCTTTTCATCAATTTCATCTAAGGAATTGTATTGACGGTATAAGTCATACAACTTATTGGCGCGGGCGGGAAAAAATAATCCTTTTTTTAGCACTTGCACTTTGGCGCCCATCTCAAACATATCTCCTGCCGGCGCATATTCGGTATCCTGGATATTGATTTGCTGCAATAAATCTTTTACCGCGTCGCTGGTCGCCGCCTCTACCGTGCACTGGTTGATTGAACCGGTCACAATAAAGTCGGCGCCCATTACAAACGCCGCCGCGGCTGCCGCAGGAGTTCCAATCCCGCCGGCTGCGCCAATGCGCATTGTCTTAGAGTACTGATACTTTTTCATCATTTCATCCCGTAATGTGATCATGGCCGGCATTAAAGCATAGGCCACCCCGCCGTCCGTATGGCCGCCGGAGTCCGCTTCAGCACAAATATCATCCGCCATAGGGATTTCTTTTGCTAACTCAGCTTCTTCCTGTGTAATCTTATTTTCCGCTAATAATTTTGCGACAATCTTTGCCGGAGCCGGACTCAGGAAGGCTTCCGCCACCTCCGGCCGGGACAATTTGGCGATAATCTTGTTTAAAACAATGACTTTTCCGTGTTCATCCCGTTTTAATCCTTGGGTA
This window of the Methylomusa anaerophila genome carries:
- the fabD gene encoding ACP S-malonyltransferase; this encodes MITYVFPGQGSQTKGMGGTLFDEFKELTTQASDILGYSIKELCLEDPQANLGQTQYTQPALYVVNALSYQKKIQETGKKPDFVAGHSLGEYDALFAAGAFDFGTGLKLVQKRGELMSRATGGGMAAVIGLNAEQIANVLKQNNLQSIDLANFNSPAQIVISGLREDINKAQPIFEGTQGVQMFIPLKTSGAFHSRYMEEAKREFTAFINSFAFSRLTIPVISNVHARPYQESEIAQNLIEQITHPVKWTDSIRYLMSLGDMEFAEVGPGKVLTGLVQRIKREAGQ
- a CDS encoding PfaD family polyunsaturated fatty acid/polyketide biosynthesis protein, which encodes MIPYIFSGQGSQSKGIAGTLISPSALGSSEFKKDYNLKYAYLTGAMYRGVASPEMVVKVGKAGMMGFLGTGGLALSQIETAIQYIQKELSPGQAYGLNLLHNPNNPAMEEKTVDLLLAYGVKTVEAAAFLSITPALVKYRTQGLKRDEHGKVIVLNKIIAKLSRPEVAEAFLSPAPAKIVAKLLAENKITQEEAELAKEIPMADDICAEADSGGHTDGGVAYALMPAMITLRDEMMKKYQYSKTMRIGAAGGIGTPAAAAAAFVMGADFIVTGSINQCTVEAATSDAVKDLLQQINIQDTEYAPAGDMFEMGAKVQVLKKGLFFPARANKLYDLYRQYNSLDEIDEKTKKQIEEKFFKRSFAEVYKDVKNYYPAPEIEKAERNPKHKMALIFRWYFGYTTNLALSGNTESKVDYQVHCGPALGAFNQWVKGTELENWRNRHVDEIGRKLVTETAELLSNRLKTMSC